The genomic window AGGGCCGGTCCGATGGGCTGGCCCTTTTCTTTTGAGCGGTCTCAGAGACTGCGCACCCTTCCTGCTACAAAGAGTGGGAATATTTCCTGAAGTGCCCGGCGGCATCCTCGCGGCTGATGTTACCTTGCCCGAGCTGTTCCATCATTTCCGCATGTTCGTGCCCTTTAGCGCGATTCAGGTTGTGTCCGTTTTCGGCAAGGAAAATATCTGCTGTCGCAAACGCGGTGCGCTTGTTTCCGTCAACAAACGGGTGATTGCGGGCAATGCCTTCGGCGTAGCTGGCCGCTAGTTGGAAATGATCGTTTTCACCATAGGCATGTAAATTTTGAGGCCGTGCCAGGGCAGATTCCAAAAGGTCGGCGTCCCGCAAACCATACATTCCGCCGCCTATATCGACCATCGTTTCGTGGATCGCTTCAACATCCTCCCGCGACATCCACTTTGGCTCACTCACCGGTTAGCTAATTCGATGATGGTATCGCGATGATAGTCCGCTCTTTCGCGGATCAGACGTTTGCGATCTTCGCTTACGCCCCTGGATATGCCGTCAGTCAAACGGCGATACTCATCCGCAGAGAGGAGTACGAGCCGGTCACGCTGATGGCTCGTAATGATGACTGGCTCTTGCATTGCAGCATCGCTGAATGCGCCAATGTTGTTCTTGAATTCTGTTGCTGTGACGCGTGTCATGACAGCCTCCTTTTTATGCAACCATAATATAGCCAAAATGTCCATTTTGTCCATAAGGCAATATTCCTATTTGTACAGGCATAGGGAGGGCGTGATTGGTTGAGCAGTCTCAGAGGCTGCGCACCATCTGCATGGCGGGAAAGCTGATCCCCGGGCGCAGCGTGATCTCGATCTCGCCCTGCCTCTCAAACCCCATGGCGGTGTAAAACGGCACTGCGGTGCAGGAGCTTTGGCAGATCAGCCGGGTGATCCCGGCTTCGGCGGCTGTCTTCAGACTATGACGCATGATCGCGCGGGCCAGGCCTTTGCGCGTGGCGTCCGGGTCGGTGGCGAACAGGCGGATATGCCCCAGATCCCTTGGCCCGACCCCGCCCTGCGGGCCCTGATGGGTCCACCCGCCTGCCGACACCAATGCGCCCTCTGCCGAGACCGCCACGTAATAACTGCCCGAGGTCAGAAGCCGGGGTTGCGCGCGTGCAATCAGCGGCAGGGCCGTGACCAGAATCGAGGGCGGATAATCCCGTTTCATCAATATGCCATAGCTGCGGGCGACAAGCGCATCCAGCGCCGGCAGATCGGCGGCATTGCTGGGACGTATGGTAAATGTCTCGGTCATGATGCTGGCCCTGATACGGCACCCATTTCAGGCAATAAAAAAGGGCCGCGTAGCTGATGCTGCGCGGCCCCGTTCAGTCGAAATGTGGAAGACTTATTTGATCTTGCCTTCCTTATATTCCACATGCTTGCGCGCAACCGGATCATACTTTCGTACAATCATCTTCTCGGTCATTGTGCGTGCGTTTTTCTTGGTCACATAGAAGTGGCCGGTGCCTGCGCTGGAATTCAGGCGGATCTTGATGGTGGTCGGTTTCGCCATAACGCGGGCTCCTTAGAACGGTCGGGCCGGGGCGCGGCTTTGCGCGCACGGGTGAATCTCTTAGCTGAGCGCGCTTTTTATCCGCAGGGCCCGAGGTGTCAACCTCAAATCCCCGTCATCAACAGATGAAGCGCGATACCGGGCAAAAGCATCAGCCCGATCACCTTCAAAAGGTCCAGCCGCAACCAGAGCAGCAACACCGCCGCCAGACCGGACAGGGCCACCGCCGCGACCGACAGGGTGCCGGGCGCAGGCAGCCAAAGCTGCACCGGCCCGAATGTCGCGCGACTGACCTCGCCAAAGAACACATTCAGCGCAAACCACAGCGACAGGTTGAGGATCACCCCCACAACCGCAGCGGTGATCGCGGTCAGGGCGCCGGTCAGGCGGGGCTGGTGGCTGATCCATTCGACATAGGGCGCACCGGCAAAAATCCACAGGAAACAGGGGGCGAATGTCACCCAAAGCGTGACCAGAACCGCCGCAACCCCATAACCCGGACCACCGGCCTGCGCACCCGCAAGATAGCCCACGAACTCGGTCACCAGTATCAGCGGCCCGGGTGTGGTTTCCGCCAGCCCAAGCGCATCCATCATCTGCCCCGTGGTCAGCCAGCCGAAATCACCCACCACCTGCTGCACCATATAGGCCAGCACCGCATAGGCCCCGCCAAAGGTCACCACCGCCAGCTTTGCAAAGAACAGACCAAGCTGGGTCAGCACCGTGTCTGGCGCGCTCAACCAAAGCGCCAGCACGGGCAAGAGCCAGATCATCAGCCAAAGCGCGATGGTTCTGAAAGTCTGCCCGGGACTGACCGGCGGCGGCAGCGGGGCGTCAGGGCGGTCCCCGGTCATGAACAGCGCGCCGATCAGTGCCGCCCCAAGGATGATCAGCGGAAAGGGAATATGCAGAAAGAAAATCCCGATAAAGGCCGCCCCAGCAAGCCCATATGCCAGGGCCGAGATCAGGGCCTTGCGGCTGACCTTGATCAGCGCCTGGATCACGATAATGATCACCGTCGCCTTGATGCCCAGAAACATGGCCGCGGCAAGCGGCACCTGCCCGAACGCGCCGTACAGCATCGCCAGCCCCAGGATCAGCACTGCACCGGGCAGCACGAACAGCCCGCCCGCGATCAGCCCGCCCCGTGTGCCCGCAATGCGCCAGCCCGCATAGGTCGCCAGTTGCATCGCCTCGGGGCCCGGCAGCAACATGCAGAAACTGAGCGCATTCAGGAATTGCCGTTCGCTCAGCCAGTCGCGGTCTTCGACCAGTTCCTTGTGCATCAACGCGATCTGCGCCGCAGGCCCGCCAAAACTCAACAGGCCGATACGGGCAAAAACCCGGATCAGATGGGCCAGATCGGGCATCGGCGAGGTCCGGGTCATCTTTTCTCGCTCCATCAGATCAGACATATCGGGCGGTGATATTCGCGCTCACCCTCACCATGCGTGCGCCCATCATGTCAATCACGATCCGGCGCGGAATTCTCAAGAATTCCACCGGGAAAACGCGCGTTTTCCGCACCCTCTCATGGTTTGCATTCTTTCCAGACCGCCCTGATGGCGATGACGGGGGTCAGACCCGCCGTCCCAACGGCCCTGATCCGCACCGGTTGATCCGCATTTCCTGCCTCCACCGGCTTGCGGCGCAGGCAGGCCGGGGCTAAACCCCGTTCTGGCACAAGCTATGGAGCACCCATGTCCATCGACAAAGACACCGCCGCGAAAGTGGCGAAACTGGCCCGGATCAAGGTTGAGGACAGCGAGCTTGACGCGCTGGCCGGAGAGTTCAATGCGATCCTCGGCTTTATCGAACAGCTGAACGAGCTGGATGTCGACGATGTGGAGCCGATGACCAGCGTGACACCCATGCGCCTGAAACGACGCGAGGATGTGGTGACCGATGGGGATCAGCAACACAAGGTGCTGCAAAATGCCCCCGATACCCGCGAGGGGTTTTTCGCCGTGCCGAAGGTGGTTGAGTGATGTCTGATCTGACCAAATTGACCATCGCCGGGGCGCGGGACGCGCTGCGCAAGGGCGAAACCACATCGGTGGAGCTGACCGAGGCCTGCCTCGGTGCCATCGACGCCGCCGATGCCCTTGGCGCTGTTGTGCATAAAACACCCGACCTTGCGCTGGAACGTGCCAAAGCGGCAGATGCGCGGATCAAGGCCGGTGACGCCCCGGATATGTGCGGCATCCCGGTGGGTATCAAAGACCTGTTCTGCACCGAAGGCGTGCCATCGCAGGCGGCATCGAAAATCCTCAAAGGGTTCCTGCCGCCATATGAATCCACCGTTTCGGGCCGGTTGAAAGACGCAGGCGCGGTGATGCTGGGCAAGCTGAACATGGATGAATTCGCCATGGGCTCCAGCAATGAAACATCGGTCTATGGCAATGCGGTCAACCCCTGGCGCGCGGGCAATTCCGATGCGGCGCTGACACCGGGCGGCTCCTCCGGCGGCTCTGCCAGCGCTGTGGCCGCCGATCTCTGCCTTGCGGCCACGGGCACCGATACCGGAGGGTCGATCCGCCAGCCCGCCGCCCTGACCGGGATTGTCGGCATGAAACCCACCTATGGGCGCTGTTCGCGTTGGGGCATCATCGCCTTTGCATCCTCCCTCGATCAGGCGGGCCCGATGACCAAAACCGTCCGCGATGCCGCGATCATGGGCGCCGCGATGATGGGCCATGACCCGAAAGACAGCACCTCGGCCGATCTGCCGGTGCCGGATTTCGAGGCGATGCTGACCGGCGATATCAAGGGCAAAGTGATTGGTATTCCGAAAGAATATCGCATGGACGGGATGCCGGACGAGATTGAAACGCTGTGGGCCGAGGGCGCCGCGATGCTGAAAGACGCAGGCGCAGAACTGCGCGACATTACCCTGCCGCACACCAAATACGCGCTTCCCGCCTATTACGTGGTCGCCCCGGCCGAGGCCTCCTCGAACCTCGCGCGCTATGATGGTGTGCGCTATGGCTATCGCGCGGACCTGTCCCAGGGGGATGGCATCACCGAGATGTATGAGAAAACCCGCGCCGAAGGCTTCGGAGCCGAGGTCAAACGCCGGGTGATGATCGGCACCTATGTCCTGTCCGCAGGGTTTTACGACGCTTATTACAATCGCGCCCGCAAGGTGCGCGCGCTGATCAAACGCGATTTTGAAACCGTGTTTGACGCAGGCATTGACGCGATCCTGACACCAGCCACCCCATCGGCGGCCTTTGAACTGGGCCAGGAAGTTTCAGACCCGGTTGCGATGTATCTCAACGATATTTTCACCGTCACCGTGAACCTGGCCGGACTGCCCGGTATCGCCGTGCCTGCGGGCCTTGACCGTCAGGGCCTGCCTCTTGGCCTGCAACTGATCGGGCGGCCCTGGGAAGAGGGTGATCTGCTCAACACCGCCTATGCGCTGGAGCAGGCGGCGGGTTTTGTGGCGAAACCGGCCCAATGGTGGTAAATACGGCGCCAAAGCGTAAAACGAGGTTGAGCAATGGGTAAACTGAGCCTGGCCCTGGCCTGTCTGCTGGTCGCAGCGGCCTGCAACAGCAGACCGCCGAATGATGTCAGCGAAGGCGTCGGTTTCAACGATTACGGCAGCTATTCCGCGGAACGCGCCGCCCGGCAGGCGCAATTGCGGGGGGAGCCGCCGCAATCCCTGCGCGCGCCTGACGCAGACACAAGCGCCAGTGCCGCAGTGCCAACAGCCGCCGGGACCGACAGTGTGACCGCCCGGGCCGCCGCCGCGATTGCCGAGGCCGAAACCGGCCCGACAGAGACCGCCACGGCACAGATCGACACCAACAACCCGGATATCTCGGACGAGCAGAATTTTGAGGCCGTCGCCGCCCGCGAAAGCATCGAAAGCGATGCGGAACGCCGCGAACAGATGCAGGAGCAGCTGGTGATTGTCCAACCCACTGCCCTGCCCGACCGCCCCGGCAGCACCGGCCCCAATATCATCGAATATGCGCTTTCCACCTCGCATCCCGTGGGCGAGGCGCGCCATTCCCGCTCTCCCTTCCGTCAGGGGCGTCACGAGGCCAATTGCCTGGCCTATCGCTCGGATGATCTTGCGCAGGAGGCGTTTTTGTCCCTTGGCGGCCCTGAGCGGGACCGGCAGGCGCTGGACCCGGATGGCGATGGCTATGCCTGCGGATGGAACCCGACAGTCTATCGCAACGCCGCCCAGGCTGCGCGCGGGAACTGATGCGCTCTCCCAATTTCGGGGCGCGGCGCGACGGGCTGACCCCGGTGCTTGTCGTGCTCCACTATACCGCGATGGCAAGCTGTGAGGCAGCACTGCGCGCGCTCTGTGATCCGGAGCGTGCGGTTTCCGCCCATTATCTGATTTCCGAAACCGGGCAGGTGCTGGCGCTGGTCGATGAAGACAAACGCGCCTGGCATGCGGGCGCGGGCCAATGGGCCGGTGCGGGCGATGTGAATTCCCGCTCAATCGGGATTGAGCTTGCCAATAACGGCGCCACCCCGTTTTCCGCGCCGCAAATGGATGCGCTTGAAGGGCTGTTGGCAGAGATCCTGCCGCGCTGGCACATCCCGCCCCAGGGTGTCATCGCCCATTCCGACATGGCTCCGGGCCGCAAGATCGACCCGGGACCCCGGTTCGACTGGCGGCGGCTGGCAGCGGCCGGGCTTTCGGTCTGGCCCGGGTCCGACACCGGCCCGGGCATATCCCCTGA from Rhodophyticola sp. CCM32 includes these protein-coding regions:
- a CDS encoding type II toxin-antitoxin system death-on-curing family toxin; protein product: MSEPKWMSREDVEAIHETMVDIGGGMYGLRDADLLESALARPQNLHAYGENDHFQLAASYAEGIARNHPFVDGNKRTAFATADIFLAENGHNLNRAKGHEHAEMMEQLGQGNISREDAAGHFRKYSHSL
- a CDS encoding type II toxin-antitoxin system prevent-host-death family antitoxin; the protein is MTRVTATEFKNNIGAFSDAAMQEPVIITSHQRDRLVLLSADEYRRLTDGISRGVSEDRKRLIRERADYHRDTIIELANR
- a CDS encoding GNAT family N-acetyltransferase, with the protein product MTETFTIRPSNAADLPALDALVARSYGILMKRDYPPSILVTALPLIARAQPRLLTSGSYYVAVSAEGALVSAGGWTHQGPQGGVGPRDLGHIRLFATDPDATRKGLARAIMRHSLKTAAEAGITRLICQSSCTAVPFYTAMGFERQGEIEITLRPGISFPAMQMVRSL
- the rpmG gene encoding 50S ribosomal protein L33 → MAKPTTIKIRLNSSAGTGHFYVTKKNARTMTEKMIVRKYDPVARKHVEYKEGKIK
- the chrA gene encoding chromate efflux transporter yields the protein MTRTSPMPDLAHLIRVFARIGLLSFGGPAAQIALMHKELVEDRDWLSERQFLNALSFCMLLPGPEAMQLATYAGWRIAGTRGGLIAGGLFVLPGAVLILGLAMLYGAFGQVPLAAAMFLGIKATVIIIVIQALIKVSRKALISALAYGLAGAAFIGIFFLHIPFPLIILGAALIGALFMTGDRPDAPLPPPVSPGQTFRTIALWLMIWLLPVLALWLSAPDTVLTQLGLFFAKLAVVTFGGAYAVLAYMVQQVVGDFGWLTTGQMMDALGLAETTPGPLILVTEFVGYLAGAQAGGPGYGVAAVLVTLWVTFAPCFLWIFAGAPYVEWISHQPRLTGALTAITAAVVGVILNLSLWFALNVFFGEVSRATFGPVQLWLPAPGTLSVAAVALSGLAAVLLLWLRLDLLKVIGLMLLPGIALHLLMTGI
- the gatC gene encoding Asp-tRNA(Asn)/Glu-tRNA(Gln) amidotransferase subunit GatC; translated protein: MSIDKDTAAKVAKLARIKVEDSELDALAGEFNAILGFIEQLNELDVDDVEPMTSVTPMRLKRREDVVTDGDQQHKVLQNAPDTREGFFAVPKVVE
- the gatA gene encoding Asp-tRNA(Asn)/Glu-tRNA(Gln) amidotransferase subunit GatA; this translates as MSDLTKLTIAGARDALRKGETTSVELTEACLGAIDAADALGAVVHKTPDLALERAKAADARIKAGDAPDMCGIPVGIKDLFCTEGVPSQAASKILKGFLPPYESTVSGRLKDAGAVMLGKLNMDEFAMGSSNETSVYGNAVNPWRAGNSDAALTPGGSSGGSASAVAADLCLAATGTDTGGSIRQPAALTGIVGMKPTYGRCSRWGIIAFASSLDQAGPMTKTVRDAAIMGAAMMGHDPKDSTSADLPVPDFEAMLTGDIKGKVIGIPKEYRMDGMPDEIETLWAEGAAMLKDAGAELRDITLPHTKYALPAYYVVAPAEASSNLARYDGVRYGYRADLSQGDGITEMYEKTRAEGFGAEVKRRVMIGTYVLSAGFYDAYYNRARKVRALIKRDFETVFDAGIDAILTPATPSAAFELGQEVSDPVAMYLNDIFTVTVNLAGLPGIAVPAGLDRQGLPLGLQLIGRPWEEGDLLNTAYALEQAAGFVAKPAQWW
- a CDS encoding N-acetylmuramoyl-L-alanine amidase, with amino-acid sequence MRSPNFGARRDGLTPVLVVLHYTAMASCEAALRALCDPERAVSAHYLISETGQVLALVDEDKRAWHAGAGQWAGAGDVNSRSIGIELANNGATPFSAPQMDALEGLLAEILPRWHIPPQGVIAHSDMAPGRKIDPGPRFDWRRLAAAGLSVWPGSDTGPGISPDPAAFAVQTTRFGYPDCPEDLLLDTMRLRFRPWARGPLDGTDMALITDLATRYGVDRGATTA